A region from the Aphis gossypii isolate Hap1 chromosome 1, ASM2018417v2, whole genome shotgun sequence genome encodes:
- the LOC114131537 gene encoding homeobox protein caupolican isoform X1, with protein MQIAVLRARSFADDNSKPTASLAPPPQSLLPQPPHTSSSSSSSPPPLQLSLTAARRHTSVSPQPPSSTAAGHNSSPPPPPPPTHQPRSTVGGTTTAAPPASLPSTAPSSVGGSPTTAVATVSTSTAAAAAAAPPRCCDTGRPIFTDPITGQTVCSCQYDLLSYQRLAASGVPALSMYTAPYPEGMAAYFPALGSDQPPFYSAAAAGLDLKENLAAGATWPYHSVYHPYDAAFGYPFNGYGMDLNGARRKNATRETTSTLKAWLNEHKKNPYPTKGEKIMLAIITKMTLTQVSTWFANARRRLKKENKMTWEPRNRVEDEDNNNEDDRKSPDPKDLDCKDSGTGSSEDGDRPGANHTGSEWSESRADSGPDSPELFERPPPPHFLHHPPPYHHGHYPGAPHHPPPSHLGHHHHHHHPSAAPPHHRFASVSPPATGGVGGVLLPSQSSAPKPRIWSLADMASKDTTTTATVAAAVETAAPSTPPPPQSPHHQQLSPPSVGGAASGHRRPPAVPVPSLPAGYARHEQLYRSFYEDPAAAAYHARAFGGGGGGLVFQPSAAHQHHLHHHHQQQQQQQQQLHSAAAAVAEPSPASSSSDAESVVAVQHAERA; from the exons ACCGCATCTTtagcgccgccgccgcagtcTCTGTTACCGCAGCCGCCGCACACGTCTTCGTCGTCGTCTTCGAGCCCGCCGCCCTTACAGCTATCGCTCACCGCGGCCCGGCGACACACGTCCGTCTCGCCACAACCGCCGTCCTCGACCGCAGCCGGCCACAACTCttcgccgccaccgccgccgccacccaCTCACCAACCGCGGTCCACCGTCGGCGGAACGACCACCGCAGCACCGCCGGCGTCACTACCGTCCACGGCACCGTCGTCCGTCGGCGGCAGTCCCACCACGGCCGTAGCCACGGTCAGCACGTCCACCGCCGCGGCCGCGGCCGCCGCACCTCCCCGGTGCTGCGACACCGGCCGGCCCATATTCACCGACCCCATCACCGGGCAGACGGTCTGTTCGTGTCAGTACGACCTGCTCAGCTACCAGCGACTGGCCGCTTCCGGTGTTCCGGCCCTGTCCATGTACACCGCACCGTACCCCGAGGGCATGGCCGCCTACTTCCCGGCCCTCGGCTCTGACCAGCCTCCGTTCTACTCTGCC GCCGCAGCGGGACTTGATCTCAAAGAGAACTTGGCAGCTGGAGCTACATGGCCGTACCACTCGGTCTATCACCCCTACGATGCGGCGTTTGGGTACCCTTTCAACGG GTACGGCATGGACCTGAATGGAGCCAGGCGGAAAAACGCTACGCGAGAGACAACTAGCACGCTGAAGGCTTGGCTTAACGAGCACAAGAAAAACCCGTACCCGACCAAGGGCGAAAAGATAATGTTAGCCATCATCACCAAAATGACGCTCACGCAGGTGAGCACGTGGTTTGCTAATGCCCGAAGACGGTTGAAAAAAGAGAATAAGATGACTTGGGAGCCTAGAAATAGGGTCGAAGACGAAGACAACAACAATGAGGATGACCGAAAGAGCCCCGACCCGAAAGATCtcg ATTGTAAAGACTCGGGCACGGGTTCGAGCGAAGACGGCGACCGTCCGGGCGCCAATCACACGGGCAGCGAGTGGAGCGAATCGCGGGCCGACAGCGGACCGGACTCGCCGGAGCTGTTCGaacggccgccgccgccgcactTCCTGCACCACCCGCCGCCGTACCACCACGGCCACTATCCCGGCGCGCCGCACCATCCGCCGCCGTCGCACCTCGGCCACCACCATCACCACCACCATCCGTCGGCCGCGCCGCCGCATCACCGGTTCGCGTCCGTGTCGCCTCCGGCCACCGGCGGCGTGGGCGGCGTGTTGCTGCCGTCGCAGAGCAGCGCCCCGAAGCCGCGCATCTGGTCGCTGGCCGACATGGCCAGCAAGGACACGACGACCACCGCGACGGTCGCGGCCGCGGTCGAGACGGCCGCCCCGTCCACCCCGCCGCCTCCGCAGTCGCCGCACCACCAGCAACTGTCGCCGCCGTCCGTCGGCGGAGCGGCGTCCGGCCACCGGCGGCCGCCCGCCGTGCCCGTACCGTCGTTGCCGGCCGGTTACGCGCGCCACGAGCAGCTGTACCGGTCGTTCTACGAAGATCCCGCGGCCGCGGCCTATCACGCGCGCGCtttcggcggcggcggcggcggactGGTGTTCCAACCGTCGGCGGCCCACCAGCACCATCTGCACCATCATcaccagcagcagcagcagcaacaacagCAGCTGCACTCGGCGGCCGCGGCGGTCGCCGAACCGTCGCCCGCCTCGTCCTCGTCCGACGCCGAATCCGTCGTGGCCGTCCAGCACGCCGAACGGGCTTGA
- the LOC114131537 gene encoding homeobox protein caupolican isoform X2, with product MTSQFSQQLAKNIGHQTASLAPPPQSLLPQPPHTSSSSSSSPPPLQLSLTAARRHTSVSPQPPSSTAAGHNSSPPPPPPPTHQPRSTVGGTTTAAPPASLPSTAPSSVGGSPTTAVATVSTSTAAAAAAAPPRCCDTGRPIFTDPITGQTVCSCQYDLLSYQRLAASGVPALSMYTAPYPEGMAAYFPALGSDQPPFYSAAAAGLDLKENLAAGATWPYHSVYHPYDAAFGYPFNGYGMDLNGARRKNATRETTSTLKAWLNEHKKNPYPTKGEKIMLAIITKMTLTQVSTWFANARRRLKKENKMTWEPRNRVEDEDNNNEDDRKSPDPKDLDCKDSGTGSSEDGDRPGANHTGSEWSESRADSGPDSPELFERPPPPHFLHHPPPYHHGHYPGAPHHPPPSHLGHHHHHHHPSAAPPHHRFASVSPPATGGVGGVLLPSQSSAPKPRIWSLADMASKDTTTTATVAAAVETAAPSTPPPPQSPHHQQLSPPSVGGAASGHRRPPAVPVPSLPAGYARHEQLYRSFYEDPAAAAYHARAFGGGGGGLVFQPSAAHQHHLHHHHQQQQQQQQQLHSAAAAVAEPSPASSSSDAESVVAVQHAERA from the exons ACCGCATCTTtagcgccgccgccgcagtcTCTGTTACCGCAGCCGCCGCACACGTCTTCGTCGTCGTCTTCGAGCCCGCCGCCCTTACAGCTATCGCTCACCGCGGCCCGGCGACACACGTCCGTCTCGCCACAACCGCCGTCCTCGACCGCAGCCGGCCACAACTCttcgccgccaccgccgccgccacccaCTCACCAACCGCGGTCCACCGTCGGCGGAACGACCACCGCAGCACCGCCGGCGTCACTACCGTCCACGGCACCGTCGTCCGTCGGCGGCAGTCCCACCACGGCCGTAGCCACGGTCAGCACGTCCACCGCCGCGGCCGCGGCCGCCGCACCTCCCCGGTGCTGCGACACCGGCCGGCCCATATTCACCGACCCCATCACCGGGCAGACGGTCTGTTCGTGTCAGTACGACCTGCTCAGCTACCAGCGACTGGCCGCTTCCGGTGTTCCGGCCCTGTCCATGTACACCGCACCGTACCCCGAGGGCATGGCCGCCTACTTCCCGGCCCTCGGCTCTGACCAGCCTCCGTTCTACTCTGCC GCCGCAGCGGGACTTGATCTCAAAGAGAACTTGGCAGCTGGAGCTACATGGCCGTACCACTCGGTCTATCACCCCTACGATGCGGCGTTTGGGTACCCTTTCAACGG GTACGGCATGGACCTGAATGGAGCCAGGCGGAAAAACGCTACGCGAGAGACAACTAGCACGCTGAAGGCTTGGCTTAACGAGCACAAGAAAAACCCGTACCCGACCAAGGGCGAAAAGATAATGTTAGCCATCATCACCAAAATGACGCTCACGCAGGTGAGCACGTGGTTTGCTAATGCCCGAAGACGGTTGAAAAAAGAGAATAAGATGACTTGGGAGCCTAGAAATAGGGTCGAAGACGAAGACAACAACAATGAGGATGACCGAAAGAGCCCCGACCCGAAAGATCtcg ATTGTAAAGACTCGGGCACGGGTTCGAGCGAAGACGGCGACCGTCCGGGCGCCAATCACACGGGCAGCGAGTGGAGCGAATCGCGGGCCGACAGCGGACCGGACTCGCCGGAGCTGTTCGaacggccgccgccgccgcactTCCTGCACCACCCGCCGCCGTACCACCACGGCCACTATCCCGGCGCGCCGCACCATCCGCCGCCGTCGCACCTCGGCCACCACCATCACCACCACCATCCGTCGGCCGCGCCGCCGCATCACCGGTTCGCGTCCGTGTCGCCTCCGGCCACCGGCGGCGTGGGCGGCGTGTTGCTGCCGTCGCAGAGCAGCGCCCCGAAGCCGCGCATCTGGTCGCTGGCCGACATGGCCAGCAAGGACACGACGACCACCGCGACGGTCGCGGCCGCGGTCGAGACGGCCGCCCCGTCCACCCCGCCGCCTCCGCAGTCGCCGCACCACCAGCAACTGTCGCCGCCGTCCGTCGGCGGAGCGGCGTCCGGCCACCGGCGGCCGCCCGCCGTGCCCGTACCGTCGTTGCCGGCCGGTTACGCGCGCCACGAGCAGCTGTACCGGTCGTTCTACGAAGATCCCGCGGCCGCGGCCTATCACGCGCGCGCtttcggcggcggcggcggcggactGGTGTTCCAACCGTCGGCGGCCCACCAGCACCATCTGCACCATCATcaccagcagcagcagcagcaacaacagCAGCTGCACTCGGCGGCCGCGGCGGTCGCCGAACCGTCGCCCGCCTCGTCCTCGTCCGACGCCGAATCCGTCGTGGCCGTCCAGCACGCCGAACGGGCTTGA